The following DNA comes from Microcella sp..
ATCGTGATTAGTCTAGGCAGGTGTCGTTCACCGCTCCCATCACCCTGCCCGGCCTGACCCGTGACCCGCAGTGGCATCGCCGCAGCGTCTTCTACGAAGTCATGGTGCGCTCGTTCATGGATTCGAACGGTGACGGCACCGGCGACCTCGGCGGCTTGATCCAGAAGCTCGACTACCTGCAGTGGCTCGGCATCGATGCGCTGTGGCTGCCGCCGTTCTTTCAGAGCCCGCTGCGCGATGGCGGCTACGACGTTTCTGACTACAACTCGGTACTGCCCGAGTTCGGCACGATCGAAGAGTTCCGTGAGCTCGTCACCAAGGCGCACGAGCGCAACATGCGCATCGTCATCGACCTCGTCATCAACCACACGAGCGATCAGCACCCCTGGTTCCAGGCCTCGCGCGAAGACCCCGAGGGGCCCTACGGCGACTACTACGTCTGGAGCGATACCGACGAGAAGTACGAAGACGTGCGCATCATCTTCGTCGACACCGAAGAGTCGAACTGGGCCTTCGACCCGATTCGCCGGCAGTTCTACTGGCACCGCTTCTTCTCGCACCAGCCCGACCTGAACTTCGAGAACCCCAAGGTTCACGACGAGATCTTTGATGTCGTGCGGTTCTGGGCCGATCTCGGAGTCGACGGGTTCCGCCTCGACGCGATCCCCTACCTCTACGAGACCGACGGCGGTTCGGGTGAGAGCGAGCCCGAGACGCATCAGTTCGTGGCTAAGCTGCGCGAGATGGTCGACCGCGAGTACCCCGGGCGCATCCTCATCGCCGAGGCGAACCAGTGGCCGAGCGAGGTCGCCGCGTTCTTCGGCACCGATGACGAGCCCGAGTGCCACATGGCCTTCGACTTTCCCGTCATGCCCCGCATCTTCTACGCCCTCCGGTCGCAGCAGGCCACCGAGCTGCAGCGGCAGATGGCCGAAGAGACTCCCGCACCCGAAGGCAGCGCCTGGGGCGTGTTCCTGCGCAACCACGACGAGCTCACGCTCGAGATGGTGAGCGAGGAATACCGGCAGGCGATGTACGGCTGGTACGCCTACGACCCGCGCATGCGCGCCAACATCGGCATTCGCCGCAGACTCGCGCCGTTGCTCGACAATGCGCGCGCAGAGCTCGAACTCGCGCACGCTCTGTTGTTCAGCCTGCCCGGCAGCCCGTTCTTGTACTACGGCGACGAGATCGGCATGGGCGACAACATCTGGCTGCCCGACCGCGACAGCTCGCGCACGCCCATGCAGTGGACGCCCGACCGCAACGCCGGCTTCAGCCACGCCGACCCCGGCAAGCTCTACCTGCCCGTCGTGCAGTCGCTCGTCTACCACTACAACCAGATCAACGTCGAAAGCCAGCTGGCGCAGTCGCGGTCGCTGCTGCACTGGATTCGCAACGTCATCCACGTGCGCAAGGCTCACCCGACCTTCGGGCTCGGCACGATGCGCATTCTCGAGACCGACAACGAGTCGGTGCTCGCCTTCGTGCGCGAGTACCGCGGCACCGGCACGCACCTCGGCGATGCCGCCGAGCGCATCCTGTGCGTGTTCTCGTTCGCTCACAACCCGGTGTCGGCGACCATCACGGCGCCCGGGCTCGAGGGTGCTCAGCTGCGCGACCTGTTCGGCGGTGCGCCCTTCCCGGCGGTCAACGACGACGGAACCCTCACGCTGACGCTCGGCACGCAGAGCTTCTACTGGCTGCACGCCGAATAGCGGCGAGGGGTGTGCCGCTGTGTCGCAGTCAGAGCACCGCTCTAGGCTGACTCTGTGACCTTGCTGCAGCGCGACCTCGCCGTGTTCGACCTCGAGACCACGGGGGTGGATGTTCGCACCTCGCGCATCGTCACCGCCTGCGTGGCCCTGCTCGATGCCAGCGGCACTGTCGTCTCGAGGCGTGACTGGCTCGCCGATCCGGGCGTGGAGATTCCGGAGGGCGCTGCAGCGGTCCACGGCATCAGCACTGAGCGTGCTCGCGCCGAGGGCCGCCCGGCAGTCGAGGTCGTCACCGAGATTGTCGACGAGTTGCGCGCCGTACTCGGCCGCGGCACGCCCCTTGTGGTCTACAACGCCCCCTACGACCTGACCCTGCTCGCGTGTGAGGCCGCCCGGCACGGCGTCGCGCCTCTCGTCGACCCGGCTCCCGTCATCGACCCGCTCGTCATCGACAAGGCCGTCGACCGCTACCGCAAGGGCAAGCGCACGCTGGAGGCCGCTGCCGCCCACTACAGCGTCGCTCTCGACGGGGCGCACGACGCGGGCGTCGACGCGATCGCCGCCGGGCTCGTGGCCCGCGCGATCGCAGAGCAGCATGCCGCTGTTCTGCCTGCCACGCTAGAGGAGCTGCAGACCGCGCAGGCCGCCTGGCACGACCAGCAGGCCAGTAGCTTCGAGGACTACATGCGCACGCAGCGCGATCACACCTTCACAGTCGACCGCGGCTGGCCCGTTCGCCACTGACGAATTCGCCCGCGGTCTGCCACACTCTCCGCATGCCAGGTGCGTCATCGATCTCGGTGAGCAGACTCACCAAGCGGTACGACGATCTCGTCGCGGTCGACGAGATCTCTTTCGAGGTGCAGGCAGGCAGTGTCTTCGCTTTTCTCGGCACCAACGGGGCGGGCAAATCAACGACCATCGGTTGCATCACCACGGTGCTCTCGAGCGATGCCGGTGAGATCGTCGTCGACGGCCACGACGTGCGCCGCGATCCCGAGCCGGTGCGCGAGCGCATCGGAGTGGTTTTTCAAGAGTCGATGCTCGACGCGCCGCTTACCGCCCGCGAGAACCTTCGCACCCGGGCCCGCTTCTACGGCGCCGATCGTGAGCAGATCGACGATCGCATCGCCGAACTCGGTGCGCTCATCGGCGTGGAGGAGTTTCTCGACAGGCGGTACGGCACCCTCTCGGGCGGGCAACGTCGCCGGGTCGACATCGCTCGCGCGCTGCTGCACTCACCGTCGATCCTGTTCCTCGACGAGCCCACCGCGGGCCTCGACCCGGCCAGCCGCGCCGTGGTGTGGTCGACCATCCACGACCTGCGCGATCGTCACGGCTTGACGGTCTTCTTGACGACGCACTACATGGAAGAGACCGAGAACGCCGATCAGGTGAGCATCATTGAACGAGGCCGCATCATCGCTCAGGGCTCGCCGGCCGAGCTGCGAACTCGCCACAGTTCGAGCGTGCTCTCGGTGACCACGCGCAATCGCTCGGCGTTGACGAAGCTCGCCCGAGTCCACGGGCTCGAGGTGCGCGAGCACGGTGAGGTGATCGAAATGCGCGTCGACGGTGCCGACGTAGCTCGACGACTCATCGCTGACCACGGCGATGACGTGCTCGACTTCGAATTTCGGCACGGTTCGATGGACGACGTCTTTCTCGCACTCACGGGGCGCACGCCCGAGCCAGAGGGGGCGTGATGAGACTCGCTGTCACGATCATGGGGCGCAATCTGCGGCTCTTCTTCCGCGACCGCGCAGGCGTCGCCTTCTCGCTTCTGGGCGCCCTCATCGTCTTCGTGCTCTACGCGCTGTTCCTCTCCGATTTGCAGGCGCGCTCGATCGCATCCTCATTCCCGGATGCGACGATGTCAGACGTGCGGGCCTTCGTCGACACCTGGATGTTCGCCGGCATCATCGCGATGACCTCGAGCACCACCTCGCTCGGCGCGCTCGGAGTCTTCGTCGACGACGCCGCGACGGGCCGAGTGCGAGACTTCCTGGTGTCGCCGATCCGCCAGTGGCAGCTGGTGCTCGGCTATCTGCTCGCCACCATCGTCGTTGCACTCGTGATGACCGTCATCGTGCTGATGGTGAGCCTGGCCTATCTGTTTTTTGTCGACGGAGTGACGATCGGCTTCGCCGAGGTGGTGGCCACCCTGGTCTGGATCACTCTCTCGTGCTGCGCCTTTGCCGCGGTGTGGGCCTTCGTGGCCTCGTTCCTGCGCACGACCGCGGCGTTCTCTGCCCTGTCGACGGTCGTGGGCACCCTCATCGGCTTTCTCGCCGGGGCGTTCATCGCGGTCGGGCTGTTTCCGTCGGGTGTGCGCGACCTCGTCAACGCGCTGCCCTTCGCCCAGTCGGCCATGCTGATGAGGCAACAGTTCACGGCTGAGAGCCTCACCGCTCTCGTCGGCGACGAATCCGCAGCCACCGCCGCGCTCAGCGAGTTCTACGGCATCACCACCGTGATCGGGGGCGAGGTCGTTCCGGTGCCCGTCGTCGCAGGTCTGCTGCTGGTCTACGGGCTCGTCTTCACGGCGCTGGCCGTTTGGCGCATTCGCGCGCGCATCACCTAGTCGGTGGAGTGTCCGCGTTCGAGAGACCAGTAGGCGCTCCCGGCGGCAACAACGAAGGGCCCCACCAGCGGCGGGGCCCTTCGTGATGCAGAAGGTTGACTAGTTGCCGAAGCCCTTGAAGCGCTGGTTGAACTTCTCGACGCGACCGGCCGAGTCCATGATGCGCTGCTTGCCCGTGTAGAACGGGTGCGAGGCCGACGAGATCTCGACGTCGATGACCGGGTAGGTCACACCGTCGAGGTCGATCGTCTTCTCGCTCGTCACCGTTGAACGGGTGAGGAACGTCTCGCCCGAGGCGAGGTCGCGGAATACGATCGCCGCGTACTCGGGGTGAATGTCAGTCTTCATGAACGGATTCCTTGAGAAGTCTTGGCCGGTGGTAGACCACCGGGGCACGATGATGGGCCCGTCAGGCCCAGCTATCGAGAATAGCAGAGGGCGGCGCGAACAGCCGCGATCAGTGGGCGCGCGCGGCGAACCGGCCGTCGTCGTGCGAGACCGACAGCGAGAGGCCGAACGTCAGGCTCAGATTGGCCGCCGTCATGACCTCGTCGAGCGGGCCCGAGGCTGCGATGCGGCCCTCACGCAGCAGCAGCGCATGCGTGAACCCGGGAGGAATCTCTTCCACGTGGTGCGTCACCATGACCATGGCGGGTGAGCTCGGCTCGCTCGCGTAGGCACCGAGCAGCTGCAGCAGCTCTTCGCGGGCGCCGAGGTCGAGGCTCGCAGCAGGCTCGTCGAGTAGCAGCAGCTCGGGGTCGGTCATGATCGCTCGCGCGATCTGCACGCGCTTCTGCTCGCCGTCGCTCAACGTGCCGAAGAGACGGTCTTCGAAGTCGTCGAGGTGCCACTCTCGCAGCACGCGCTGGGCGCGGCGAATATCCACCTCGTCGTACTGCTCGTTCCAGCGGCCCGTGACGGCGTGCGCGCTCGTCATGACGACGTCGAGCACGCGCTCATCGCCCGGGATGCGGCGCGCCAGCGCTGTGGAGGCGAAGCCGATACGCGGCCGCAACTCGAAGACGTCGGTCGAGCCGAGCCGCTCGTCGAGCACGACGGCGGTGCCCGACGTCGGGTGCATGAGCGAGGCGGCGAGCTGCAGCAGCGTGGTCTTGCCGGCGCCGTTGGGCCCGAGCACGACCCACCGCTCGTCAGAGTTCACCTGCCAGCTCACCTGATCGAGAATGCCCGTGCCGTCACGGGTCAGAGAGACGCTGTCGAACTCAAGAACGCTGGCCATGATGGCTCCAGCGTAGAGCACCGAGCCGGCAGCTCTCAGACCAGCAGACCGGCGTAGAGCTCGCTCGTGCGCGACGCAATCGTGTCCCACGAGAACATGTGCTCGGCGCGCTTGCGCCCCTCGGCACCCATCGCCCGCGCCGCGTCGGGGTCTGCCACGACCTCGGTGAGCACGGCTGCGAGATCGGCGATGAAGCGCTCGGGGTCGAGCGGCGTGCCCGACCCGTCGTGCACCTGGTCGATCGGTACGAGGCGCCCCGTGACGCCGTCGTCGACGACCTCAGGAATGCCGCCGGTGTTCGTGCCGACGACGGCGACTCCGCACGCCATTGCCTCGAGGTTCACGATCCCTAAGGGCTCGTAGACGCTCGGACAGACGAAGGTCGTGGCGCTCGACAGCACGGCCGAGAGCTCGAGCGGCGAGAGCATGCGCTCGATCCACACGACGCCGGTGCGCTCGGCCTGCAACGCGGCGACGCCGTGCTGCACTTCGCGCAGAATCTCGGGCGTATCAGGTGCTCCGGCGCACAAGATCAGTTGAACGTCGGAAGGCAGACGACGGGCCGCCTGAAGCAAGTAGGGCAGACCCTTCTGCCGCGTGATGCGGCCGACGAACACCACGGATGGGCGATCAGGGTCGATGCCGAGCGACCGCACCGCGTCGTGGTCGATCACGCGCTGCCAGCGGTCGAGATCGATGCCGTTGTGGATCACCGAGACCCGAGACTCGTCGATCTCGGGGTAGCACCGCAGAATGTCGCGACGCATGCCCTCGCTCACGGCGATCACAGCATCCGCCGTTTCGAAAGCGTTCTTCTCGATCCACCGCGAGACGCGGTAGCCGCCGCCGAGTTGCTCGGCCTTCCACGGACGCAACGGCTCGAGGCTGTGTGCCGTGACGACGTGCGGGATACCGTGCAGCAGCTGAGCCAGCTGGCCAGCCGCATTCGCGTACCACGTGTGCGAGTGCACCAGGTCGGCGCCATCGACATCATCGGCAATCGCAAGGTCGACGCCCAGCGTCGCGAGAGCAGGGTTCGCCGAGCTGAGCGTGCCGGGCACGAGGTAGGCGTGCGTGTCGGCCTCGTTGCGCGGCGCCCCGAAACAGCGCACGCGCACGTCGAGCGTGTGCCGCAGGGCCCGCACGAGCTCGGCGACGTGCACACCTGCTCCCCCGTAGACCTCGGGCGGGTATTCACGGCTGATCACGTCGACGCGCATGAGTTGACGGTAGTACAGCCTGCCTCTCCCCTTGCACGCGTGGCTCGCCTAGTGTGGGGCCATGTCGACACCCAAGATCTTCGGAATCGTGCTCGCCGGCGGCGAGGGCAAGCGCCTCATGCCCCTCACGGTCGACCGCGCCAAGCCCGGGGTTCCCTTCGCCGGTGGCTACCGCCTGATCGACTTCGCTTTGTCAAACCTCATCAACTCAGGGCTGCGTCAGATTGTCGTGCTGACGCAGTACAAGAGCCACTCGCTCGACCGTCACGTGAGCCAGGTCTGGCGCTTGAGCGGCATGCTCAATTCGTACGTCGCGTCGGTGCCAGCCCAGCAGCGGCTCGGCAAGAGATGGTTCTCGGGGTCGGCCGACGCCATCTTCCAGAGCCTCAACCTCATCCGTGACGAGAAGCCCGACATCGTCATCGTGGTCGGCGCCGATCACGTGTACCGCATGGACTTCCGGCAGATGATCGATGCCCACATCGCCAACGGTGCCGGCGTCACCGTGGCCGGTATCCGTCAGCCGATCGCCCTGGCCGATCAGTTCGGCGTCATCGAGACCGACCCCGCGAACCCCCAGCGCATCGCCGCCTTCCACGAGAAGCCGAAGAACGCGATCGGGCTGCAGGATGCTCCGCACGAGGTTCTCGCGTCGATGGGCAACTACGTGTTCGACGCCGATGTGCTCATGGACGCCGTAACCCGTGACGCCGACGACGCCGACTCGTCGCACGACATGGGTGGCGACATCGTGCCCGATTTCGTCACGCGCGGCGAAGCCTTTGTCTACGACCTCAACCTCAATGATGTTCCGGGTTCGACCGATCGTGACAAGTTCTACTGGCGCGACGTCGGCACGATCGAGTCGTTCTTCGATGCTCACCAAGACCTCATCTCGGCCTTGCCGGTGTTCAACCTGTACAACTCTGAGTGGCCGATCTACGCGCAGCAGCTCAACTCACCGCCCGCCAAGTTCGTGCGCGATGCGAGCGGCTCGACCGGTGCCGTCATAGACTCGATCGTCTCGCTCGGCTCGGTGATCTCGGGCTCGCACATCGAACGCAGCGTCATCGGACCCTGGGTGACGATCGAATCGGCAACGATCACTGACGCGGTCGTCTTCGAGCGCACAGTGATCGGCGCAGGTGCCGTCGTGCGGCGGGCTATTCTCGACAAAGAGGTCGTCGTGGCCCCCGGCGCTCAGGTGGGCGTCGACCACGCGGCCGACATCGCCCGGGGGCTCACCGTTACCGAGACCGGCATCACGGTAGCCGGCAAGGGCGTGCACATCAGCTGACCGACTTCTAAGCCTTCGAGGAGCCCCGCCATGGCACGGTTTCTCGTCGTGCTCGACGTCGACTCGACGCTCATCGAGCAAGAAGTCATCGAGCTGCTGGCCGAGGAGGCCGGATCGCTCGAGCAGGTCGCCGCGATCACCGCGCGGGCGATGGCGGGCGAGCTCGACTTCAGCCGCTCGCTGGTCGAGCGCGTCGCAACGCTGCAGGGCCTCGAGGCGGCTGCACTCGAGCGGGTGTCGGCGCGCGTCGAGCTCACGCGCGGGGCAGAACAGCTCGTGGAGGGCATCCACGCCGCTGACGGCGCCGTCACCGTGGTCTCGGGAGGCTTTCACGAACTGCTCGACCCGATCGCGGCCCGGCTGGGGCTCAATGCCCACCGGGCGAACCGGCTCGAGGTCACCGATGCCCGCCTCACGGGGCGCACAACGGGTGCGATCATCGACGCAGCCGCGAAGCGGGATGCTCTGCTCGAGTGGGCGCACCAGTTCGACGTGCCGCTGACCCGCACTGTGGCGATCGGCGACGGCGCGAACGATCTCGCCATGATGCAGGCGGCCGCGCTGTCGATCGCGTTCGACGCGAAGCCCGTCGTGCGCGACGCGGCGCACGTGAGCGTGCCGGAGCGTGACCTCTCGGTCGTGCTGGCGGTGCTGGGCCTTTAGTGGCCCATACCCAACCCGCCGTCGACGGGGATGACGGCTCCGCTGATGTACGCGGCGTCGTCGCTCGCGAGCCACGTCACGACGCGGGCAACCTCGGTAGGAGTCGCGAAGCGGCCAGCGGGGATCGACTGCTGGTACGCCTTCTGCTGGTCCTCGGGCAGCGCAGCCGTCATATCGGTCTCGATGAAGCCCGGAGCAACCACGTTCGCGGTGATGCCGCGCCCGCCGAGCTCGCGCGTGAGCGACCGGGCCATGCCGACGAGTGCCGACTTCGAGGCGCTGTAGTTGACCTGACCCGCCGAGCCGTAGAGGCCGACGACGCTCGAGATGAGGACGATGCGGCCGAAGCGAGCCTTCAGCATGCCCTTCGAGGCGCGCTTGACGGTGCGGAAGGCGCCCGTGAGGTTCGTGTCGATGACGTCGGTGAAGTCGTCGTCGCTCATGCGCATGAGCAGCATGTCGCGGGTGATGCCGGCGTTGGCCACGACGACCTCGACCGGGCCGAGTTCGGCCTCGACGGTCGTGAACGCCGCGTCGAGGGAGGCGGAGTCGGTGACGTCGGCCTGCACGGTGAGCGAGCCTTCGGGGCCGCTGCCTGAGCGTGCGGTGACGGCGACCCGGTGGCCTTGCGCGATGAACTCTTCGGCGATCGAGAAGCCGATGCCGCGGTTGCCGCCGGTGACGAGAACGGTGCGGGGGGAAGACGTACCTGGGGTCATGGCTCCCCAGCATATGCGCAACGTCGAGAGCTACGATTCTGAGGTGCCGAGCCAACCGTCGAGTGCCATCACGAGCCTGCCGATGTCTCCCGATGAGGAGCGCAAGGTTCGCATGGTGCGGTACGCGACGGCCATGGGTATCCGCATGATCTGCATCGCGGCGTGCTTCTTCACACCGGGCTGGTGGTTGCTGATTCCCGCCCTCGGCGCGATCGCCCTCCCCTACTTCGCCGTGATCGCCGCGAACACGGTCGTGAACCGCAGCGGTCCGGCCGTCGAGCGCCCCGGCGCACTCCTGCCGTACGTGTCGCGCGACGGAGCCTCGTGATCGATCTGCCGGGGGCGATCAGCAGCATCCGTTGCTCGCGCAGCGGCTGCCGCGAGTCGGCCGACTGGGCCGTGAACTGGCGCAACCCGCGCATTCACGGTCCTGAGCGGGTCAAGATCTGGCTCGCGTGCGATGAACACCGCGACTACCTCTACGACTACGTGGCGGCCCGTGGCTTCCCCGTGACGATCACCCCGGCCGGTGTCGTCGTCGAGCGGTTGCCCGACGCGGCAGAATAGCGTTCGATGAGCATCCTCTCGCTGGCCCTGACGCGCCGGTGGCTCGGCTGGCTCGCGTTCACGACGGTGTTCGCGGTGGTCTGCGTGCTGCTCGCCCAGTGGCAGTGGTCTCGTCGGGTTGAGGTGGTCGCTGAGATGCGCGTCATCGCCGAGAACTGGGATTCGGTGCCCGTCGAGCTGCGCGAGGTGCTGCCGCCCGGTGCCGAGCTCGACCCCGCGAGCGAGTGGTCGCCCGTCGCCCTCGAGGGCGAATACCTGCTCGAGTCGCAGGTTCTCGTGCGCAACCGGCCGCTCAACGCCCGCCCGGGCTTTGAGGTGCTGACGCCCCTGCTGCTCGACTCGGGCGAGGTCTTCATCGTCGACCGCGGCTGGCTGCCTGTCGGTTCAGCACAAGACTCCCCCGACGTCGTGCCCGCACCGCCCGAGGGCCGCGTGCAGGTCGTCGTGCGTCTCAAGCCTGGCGAGCCGACGATCGCGGGCCGCGGGGCACCCGAAGGTCAGATCGCCACCATCCATCTACCCGAGCTCGCCGAGAGCATCGATGCCGGCGAAGTCATCACCGGTGCCTACGGCCTGCTCGACAGCGAGTCGCCCAGCGTCGCCGAACGGCCGACAGCCGCGACTCGGCCCGTGAACGACGAGGGCCCGCACTTGAGCTACACGTTCCAGTGGTACCTCTTCGCACTGCTCGGCTTCGTCGGCTTCGGCTGGGCGCTGCGGCAAGAGCACCGCACCGCGCGTGCGGCCGAGACAGGCGAGGCGCTGCCGACACCGAAGCGCGGTCTCGACGCCGAGGTCGAAGATGCGATTCTGGATGCTCGCGAGCGCTGAGCGAGCATCCCGACCCCGATCGGCGCACGTGCGCCGCTGCCCCGGTCAGGCGAGTGAGATCAGTTCCGCGTAATCAGCCGTCCAGAGGTCTTCGACGCCGTCGGGCATGATGAGCACGCGCTCCGGGTTGAGCGCCTCGACGGCGCCCTCGTCGTGGCTCACGAGAATGACGGCGCCGGCGTAGCTCGCGAGCGCGCCGAGGATTTCTTCTCGGCTGGCGGGGTCGAGGTTGTTGGTCGGCTCATCGAGCAGCAGCAGGTTGGCTTTCGAGACGACGAGCGTCGCGAGCGACAGGCGGGTCTTCTCGCCGCCCGAGAGCACGCCGGCGGGCTTCTGCACGTCGTCGCCCACGAAGAGGAACGAGCCCAGCACGCTGCGCGCCTCGCGCTCGGTGATGGCCTCGCTCGCGCTCATCATGTTCTCGAGCACGCTGCGTCTCACATCAAGCGTCTCGTGCTCTTGCGCGTAATAGCCGACGCGCAGGCCGTGGCCCGGTTCGAGAACACCCGTGTCGGGAGCGTCGACGCCCGCGAGAATGCGCAGCAGCGTCGTCTTGCCCGCTCCGTTGAGCCCGAGAATGACGACGCGCGAGCCCTTGTCGACGGCAAGGTCGACGGCGGTGAAGATCTCGAGCGAGCCGTAGCTCTTCGACAGGTTCTTGGCCTGCAGCGGCGTCTTGCCGACCGGCGCCGGCTCGGGGAAGCGCAGTTTGGCGACTCGATCGACAGCGCGCACCTCGTCGAGCCCTGACAGCATCTTCTCGGCGCGGGCGACCATCTGGTGCGCGGCGGCGGCCTTCGATGCCTTGGCGCCGAACCGGGCCGCCTGCAACTGCAGCGACGTGGCTTTCTTCTCGACGTTGACGCGCTCTTTCTTGCGGCGCTCTTCGTCAGCCTCGCGCTGGCGCAAATAGTGCTTCCAGCCCATGTTGTAGATGTCGATGACTTGGCGGTTGGCGTCGAGGTAGAACACGCGGTTGACCGTCTCCTCGACGAGCTGCACATCGTGACTGATGACGATGAAACCGCCCTGGTACTGCTTCAAGAACTCGCGTAGCCACACGACCGAGTCGGCATCGAGGTGGTTCGTCGGCTCGTCGAGAATCATCGTCTCGGCATCGCTGAACAGGATGCGGGCCAGCTCGATGCGGCGCCGCTGACCGCCCGAGAGCGTGCTGAGCGGTTGGCTGAGAATGCGATCGGGCAGAGACAGGTTGCTCGCGATCGCCGCCGCTTCGGCTTC
Coding sequences within:
- a CDS encoding ABC transporter ATP-binding protein, which encodes MASVLEFDSVSLTRDGTGILDQVSWQVNSDERWVVLGPNGAGKTTLLQLAASLMHPTSGTAVVLDERLGSTDVFELRPRIGFASTALARRIPGDERVLDVVMTSAHAVTGRWNEQYDEVDIRRAQRVLREWHLDDFEDRLFGTLSDGEQKRVQIARAIMTDPELLLLDEPAASLDLGAREELLQLLGAYASEPSSPAMVMVTHHVEEIPPGFTHALLLREGRIAASGPLDEVMTAANLSLTFGLSLSVSHDDGRFAARAH
- the glgA gene encoding glycogen synthase; the protein is MRVDVISREYPPEVYGGAGVHVAELVRALRHTLDVRVRCFGAPRNEADTHAYLVPGTLSSANPALATLGVDLAIADDVDGADLVHSHTWYANAAGQLAQLLHGIPHVVTAHSLEPLRPWKAEQLGGGYRVSRWIEKNAFETADAVIAVSEGMRRDILRCYPEIDESRVSVIHNGIDLDRWQRVIDHDAVRSLGIDPDRPSVVFVGRITRQKGLPYLLQAARRLPSDVQLILCAGAPDTPEILREVQHGVAALQAERTGVVWIERMLSPLELSAVLSSATTFVCPSVYEPLGIVNLEAMACGVAVVGTNTGGIPEVVDDGVTGRLVPIDQVHDGSGTPLDPERFIADLAAVLTEVVADPDAARAMGAEGRKRAEHMFSWDTIASRTSELYAGLLV
- a CDS encoding DUF3099 domain-containing protein, whose amino-acid sequence is MAPQHMRNVESYDSEVPSQPSSAITSLPMSPDEERKVRMVRYATAMGIRMICIAACFFTPGWWLLIPALGAIALPYFAVIAANTVVNRSGPAVERPGALLPYVSRDGAS
- the treS gene encoding maltose alpha-D-glucosyltransferase, whose amino-acid sequence is MSFTAPITLPGLTRDPQWHRRSVFYEVMVRSFMDSNGDGTGDLGGLIQKLDYLQWLGIDALWLPPFFQSPLRDGGYDVSDYNSVLPEFGTIEEFRELVTKAHERNMRIVIDLVINHTSDQHPWFQASREDPEGPYGDYYVWSDTDEKYEDVRIIFVDTEESNWAFDPIRRQFYWHRFFSHQPDLNFENPKVHDEIFDVVRFWADLGVDGFRLDAIPYLYETDGGSGESEPETHQFVAKLREMVDREYPGRILIAEANQWPSEVAAFFGTDDEPECHMAFDFPVMPRIFYALRSQQATELQRQMAEETPAPEGSAWGVFLRNHDELTLEMVSEEYRQAMYGWYAYDPRMRANIGIRRRLAPLLDNARAELELAHALLFSLPGSPFLYYGDEIGMGDNIWLPDRDSSRTPMQWTPDRNAGFSHADPGKLYLPVVQSLVYHYNQINVESQLAQSRSLLHWIRNVIHVRKAHPTFGLGTMRILETDNESVLAFVREYRGTGTHLGDAAERILCVFSFAHNPVSATITAPGLEGAQLRDLFGGAPFPAVNDDGTLTLTLGTQSFYWLHAE
- a CDS encoding ABC transporter ATP-binding protein, whose protein sequence is MPGASSISVSRLTKRYDDLVAVDEISFEVQAGSVFAFLGTNGAGKSTTIGCITTVLSSDAGEIVVDGHDVRRDPEPVRERIGVVFQESMLDAPLTARENLRTRARFYGADREQIDDRIAELGALIGVEEFLDRRYGTLSGGQRRRVDIARALLHSPSILFLDEPTAGLDPASRAVVWSTIHDLRDRHGLTVFLTTHYMEETENADQVSIIERGRIIAQGSPAELRTRHSSSVLSVTTRNRSALTKLARVHGLEVREHGEVIEMRVDGADVARRLIADHGDDVLDFEFRHGSMDDVFLALTGRTPEPEGA
- a CDS encoding ABC transporter permease, which encodes MRLAVTIMGRNLRLFFRDRAGVAFSLLGALIVFVLYALFLSDLQARSIASSFPDATMSDVRAFVDTWMFAGIIAMTSSTTSLGALGVFVDDAATGRVRDFLVSPIRQWQLVLGYLLATIVVALVMTVIVLMVSLAYLFFVDGVTIGFAEVVATLVWITLSCCAFAAVWAFVASFLRTTAAFSALSTVVGTLIGFLAGAFIAVGLFPSGVRDLVNALPFAQSAMLMRQQFTAESLTALVGDESAATAALSEFYGITTVIGGEVVPVPVVAGLLLVYGLVFTALAVWRIRARIT
- a CDS encoding 3'-5' exonuclease encodes the protein MTLLQRDLAVFDLETTGVDVRTSRIVTACVALLDASGTVVSRRDWLADPGVEIPEGAAAVHGISTERARAEGRPAVEVVTEIVDELRAVLGRGTPLVVYNAPYDLTLLACEAARHGVAPLVDPAPVIDPLVIDKAVDRYRKGKRTLEAAAAHYSVALDGAHDAGVDAIAAGLVARAIAEQHAAVLPATLEELQTAQAAWHDQQASSFEDYMRTQRDHTFTVDRGWPVRH
- a CDS encoding type B 50S ribosomal protein L31, which produces MKTDIHPEYAAIVFRDLASGETFLTRSTVTSEKTIDLDGVTYPVIDVEISSASHPFYTGKQRIMDSAGRVEKFNQRFKGFGN
- a CDS encoding beta-ketoacyl-ACP reductase; translation: MTPGTSSPRTVLVTGGNRGIGFSIAEEFIAQGHRVAVTARSGSGPEGSLTVQADVTDSASLDAAFTTVEAELGPVEVVVANAGITRDMLLMRMSDDDFTDVIDTNLTGAFRTVKRASKGMLKARFGRIVLISSVVGLYGSAGQVNYSASKSALVGMARSLTRELGGRGITANVVAPGFIETDMTAALPEDQQKAYQQSIPAGRFATPTEVARVVTWLASDDAAYISGAVIPVDGGLGMGH
- a CDS encoding glucose-1-phosphate adenylyltransferase; the protein is MSTPKIFGIVLAGGEGKRLMPLTVDRAKPGVPFAGGYRLIDFALSNLINSGLRQIVVLTQYKSHSLDRHVSQVWRLSGMLNSYVASVPAQQRLGKRWFSGSADAIFQSLNLIRDEKPDIVIVVGADHVYRMDFRQMIDAHIANGAGVTVAGIRQPIALADQFGVIETDPANPQRIAAFHEKPKNAIGLQDAPHEVLASMGNYVFDADVLMDAVTRDADDADSSHDMGGDIVPDFVTRGEAFVYDLNLNDVPGSTDRDKFYWRDVGTIESFFDAHQDLISALPVFNLYNSEWPIYAQQLNSPPAKFVRDASGSTGAVIDSIVSLGSVISGSHIERSVIGPWVTIESATITDAVVFERTVIGAGAVVRRAILDKEVVVAPGAQVGVDHAADIARGLTVTETGITVAGKGVHIS
- the serB gene encoding phosphoserine phosphatase SerB → MARFLVVLDVDSTLIEQEVIELLAEEAGSLEQVAAITARAMAGELDFSRSLVERVATLQGLEAAALERVSARVELTRGAEQLVEGIHAADGAVTVVSGGFHELLDPIAARLGLNAHRANRLEVTDARLTGRTTGAIIDAAAKRDALLEWAHQFDVPLTRTVAIGDGANDLAMMQAAALSIAFDAKPVVRDAAHVSVPERDLSVVLAVLGL